A genomic segment from Bufo bufo chromosome 8, aBufBuf1.1, whole genome shotgun sequence encodes:
- the GPSM1 gene encoding G-protein-signaling modulator 1 isoform X4, whose translation MLQRNIAGAQAACPRTERHVTQAAAASSASHPRPPKGRPAKINRAPSDEECFFDLLSKFQSNRMDDQRCTLEDSQSGGPEPTATPVPPLDDRISSSSLMASPQTEEFFDLIASSQSRRLDDQRANVGNLPGLRLTHNNMGHLRVEGDQQEPGDEFFNMLMKCQSSRIDDQRCAPPDPMPRGPTMPDEDFFSLIQRVQAKRMDEQRVDIPSSQEEGDHQSNQRRPNNS comes from the exons ATGCTGCAGAGGAATATAGCCGGAGCTCAGGCTGCGTGTCCCCGTACAGAGCGGCACGTTACACAGGCGGCGGCGGCGTCCTCCGCTTCACACCCCAGGCCACCAAAGGGAAGACCTGCC AAAATCAATCGGGCTCCTTCTGATGAAGAATGCTTCTTTGACCTCTTAAGTAAATTTCAGAGTAACCGGATGGATGATCAAAGATGTACGTTAGAGGACAGCCAGAGCGGAGGTCCGGAGCCCACAGCGACACCTGTGCCCCCCCTGGACGACCGGATAT CTTCTTCATCGTTAATGGCCTCGCCTCAGACAGAAGAGTTTTTTGACCTGATAGCCAGTTCTCAGAGCAGACGGCTGGACGACCAGAGGGCAAACGTTGGGAACCTTCCTGGTCTACGACTAACGCACAATAACATGGGACATCTGAGAGTAGAAGGCGACCAACAGGAGCCGGGGGACGAGTTCTTCAACATGCTGATGAAATGCCAG TCTTCACGGATAGACGACCAAAGATGCGCCCCGCCAGACCCCATGCCCAGAGGCCCCACGATGCCAGACGAAGACTTCTTCAGCCTCATTCAGAGAGTACAGGCCAAGAGGATGGACGAACAGCGAGTAGATATCCCGTCCAGCCAGGAAGAAGGCGACCATCAAAGTAATCAACGGAGGCCAAACAACAGCTAA